Below is a window of Desulfarculaceae bacterium DNA.
GCGAGGGCCTGGCCCAAGCCAGCCGGGAAAAGGCCGAGCTGGGCCGCAAGCTGGCCGAGACCAGCGGCGACCTGAAGGAGCTGGCCGGCCACGTGCGGGCCGGGGCGCGGGAGCTCTTGGCCCTGGCCGAGCGCTCGCCCTCCACCGCTCAGAGCCCCGGCCGCCTGGAGGAGCTACGAGGCTATCTGAACAAGAGCCGCTTCCCGGGCCTCAGCGACATCTCGAAATTGCTGGACCTGTACTTCGCGGAGATGGCCGCCTCCGGCCAGATCGCGCGCTGGCGCGGGCCCCTGGTGGACCGCCAGGGACGTGAGGTCTCGGCGGACATCGTGCGCCTGGGCTCCTTCACCACCCTGTACAAGAGCGGCGACGAGCTGGGCTTCGCCACCCTGGGGCCGGCCTCGGGGCGTCTGCTGGCCGCCGGCGGCGATCCCTCCTGGCTCTTGGGCCGGGACATCACGGCCTATTTGGACCGCCAGAGCCCGGCCGCGCCCATGGACATCAGCGGCGGCGCGGCCCTCAGGCAGCTTAGCCGCTCCGAGACCGCCTGGGAGCGCCTGCAGGCCGGCGGGCCCCTGGTGTGGCCCATCCTGGCCGTGGCCCTGGCCGCGCTTATCCTGATCATCGAGCGGCTGTTTTTCCTGCGCCGGGTGCGGGCCAACACCGACCAGATGATGGCCTCGGTGGCCGAGGAGGTGGCCAAGGGCGACTTCGCCGCCGCCCTGGAGGAGGTGGAGAAGCAGCCCGGCCGCCCCACCAGCAACGTGCTCGCCGCCGGTCTGGCCCACCGGGGCCAGGCCGCCGATGTGATCGACGCGGGGCTTTCCGAGGCCATGCTGCGGGAGCTGCCCCGTTTGGAGCGCTTCCTTACGACCCTCAAGGTGCTGGCCGCCGTGGCCCCCTTGCTGGGCCTGTTGGGCACGGTCACCGGCATGATCAACACCTTCCAGGTGATCACCGTGTTCGGGGCGGGCGATCCGCGCCTCATGGCCGGGGGCATCTCCGAGGCGCTGATCACCACTCAGCTGGGCCTGGCCGTGGCCATCCCCATCCTCATCGCCTCGGCCCTGTTGGGCCGCCGGGTCAGCCGCCTGGCCGGGGACATGGAAGAGAAGGCGGTGGCCCTGGCCGCGGCCCTGATCAAGGCGGAGCACTAGGATGCACCTGCTGGACACGGCGTGGCAGTTCTTCCTGGCCGGGGGGCCGGTGATGTGGCCCCTGCTGGTCTTGTCCCTGTGGCTGTGGGCCCTGATGCTCTACAAGTTCCTGTGGGTGGCCCGGGTGCGCCGCGAGGGCCTGGAGCTGGACGACGCGGTGGAGGACCTGCTGCGCGGCCACGCGCCCCCCGTGGCCGGGCCCAAGAGCGCGGCCCTGGCCCACTTCATGTCCCTGCCCGGCCGCGAGCCCCGGGTGGACACCCGCCTCTGGGAGGCCTCGGTGCGCCGCCAGGAGCCGGGCCTGTGGCGTCACGTGGAGTCCATCCTGGTGTTGGCCTCGGTGGCCCCGCTGCTGGGCCTGCTGGGCACGGTTAGCGGCATGATCGAGACCTTCGCGGTGATCGGCCAGTACGGCACGGGCAACGCTCAGGCCATGGCCGGGGGCATCCGCGAGGCGCTGGTGACCACCGAGACCGGCCTACTTATTGCCATCCCCGGCATCTTCGCGGGCTGGGTGCTCAAGCGCCAGGTGCGTAAATTGCAGCAAGGCTTGCTCAGTTTCTCCGGGGCGCTGCACAACTGGCTTAAATCGCGGGAGGAGGCGGCATGGTCCATCTGAGGAGCCGCCTGGGCGGCTTGGAGAGCGGGGCTTCCGAGCCCGAGATCAACATGGCCCCGCTCATCGACATGGTATTCATCCTGCTCATCTTCTTTTTGGTGACCACCACCTTTGTGCGCGAGTCAGGGGTGGAGGTGCAGCGGCCCACCGCGGCCACCGCCGCGGCCAAGGAAAAGGGCGCCCTCATCGTGGGCGTGGCCGCCGACGGGCGCATCTACGTGGAGCGCCGCCAGGTGGACCTGCGCAGCGTGCGCGGCCTGGTGGAGCGCTTTTTGGCCGAAGACCCGGCCGGCGCGGTGATCATCGCGGCGGACAAGGCCACCCCCACTGGCGCCACGGTGGCCGTGTTGGACCAGGCCCGCCTGGCCGGAGCCAAGGACGTGGCCGTGGCCGCCCGGAGGCCGGGGAATTGAGCGCCGCTTCCCTGGAACACCGCCCGCCGCGCCTGGGATGGCTTTTGTCCCTGGTGGGCGCGCTCATGATCAACGGGGTCATCTTCGGGGCCGCCTCCTGGTTGCTCTCGGACCAGCCCCAACGCCCCAGCCTGGATGCGATACAGATCAGCGCCTTCTTGCCCCTGCCCCCGCCCCCGCCCCCCGAGGTGGAGCAAGAGCCGCCCCCTCCGCCGCCTCCGCCCAAGATAACCAAGCTAAAGCCCCTGCAAGCCAGCCACGTGGCCACCCTCCAGCCCCAGATGGAGACGCCGCGCCTGGACCTGGAGCTGAACCCGCGCCTGGCCCTGGGCCCGGCCATCGCCGCGCCCGGCCCGGCCCGCTACACCCTGGGCCAGGTGGACCGCGCACCCCTGGCCCAAGGGCAGGCCCCCCCGCCCTATCCCTATCTGGCCCGGCGGCGGGGCATCAGCGGCGCGGTGACGGTGCGCTTTTTGGTTGATAAGCATGGCGGGGTGAGCCATCTGGAGGTGCTGAAGGCCGAGCCTCCCGGCGTGTTCGAGGAGACGGTGCTCAGGACCGTGGGCCGCTGGCGTTTCGCGCCCGGGGTCAAGGACGGCGAGGCGGTGGAGACCTGGGTGGAGACCACCATCCGTTTCAAGCTGGAGGGACGATGAGGCGCGCTCTGGTCATAGCCTCGCTGCTCGTCTGCCTGGCCGCCGGGGTGGCCGGGGCGGCGGACAAGTGCCCGCCCCAGCCGCGCATGATCCGCTCCTTGCAGGCGGCCCTGCACCAGGCCCAGCAGCTCATTGAAAAAAAGAAGCCCTCCGAGGCCGCCGCCCGCCTGGCCGATTATGCCAAGGGCCGGGACGAGGTCCATCCCCAGCTAAGCTTCCTGCAAGGGGTGCTGGCCTATCAGGCCAAGCAGCGCGACCAGGCGGGGCGCTTCTTCGCGGCGGCGGTCAAGGCCGATCCCTGCTTTCAGGCGGCGCTGAGAAACCTGGCCGTGGTGCGCTTCGAGCAGGAGCGCCCGGCCGAGGCGGCCGCTCTGGCCCTTCGGGCCTTCGAGCTGAGCAAACCGCCGCAGTACGAGTTGCTCTACGAGGCGGCGGTGTTCCACTTGAGCGCCAAGCAGCCGGCCCAGGCCCGGCCCCTGCTGGAGCGCCTGGCCGCGCGGCCCAAGCCCAAGAAGGCCTGGCTCACCGCCCTGACCCACGCCTATCTTGAGCTGAAAAAGCCCCGCAAGGCCGAGGTGGTGGTGAAGCGCCTGCTGGCCGGGTGGCCGGGGGACGCCTCCCTTTGGCGCCTGGCCGCCAGCCTGGCCACCCAGCGCCAGGACTATGCCACCGCCGCCGCCGACCTGGCCGTGGCCTATCGCCTGGAGCCGCCCGCGCCCGAGGGCTGGCACCGCCTGAGCGAGCTCTACCGCGCTGCCGGGGCGCCCTTGACGGCGGCCCGCTATTATCAAAAGTTCCTGGGCGACAAGAAACCCAGCGCCAAGGAGCTGGACCGCCTGGCCCAGCTATGTCAGCATGGCCACGACCTGGCCGGGGCCCGCGCCTGGGCCGAGAAGGCGGCGCAGGCCCGGCCCACGGCCAAGCGCTGGACTCGGGTGGGGCGCATCGCCATGGCGCAGAAGGACTATGCCGCCGCGCGGGCGGCCTATGCCGCCGCCGCCAAGCTGAAGAGCCGGGGCGGGCGCAACTGGCTCATGGCCGGGTATGCCGCCTGGCAGGGCGAGAAGCTAAAGCAGGCGGCCAACGATTTCGCCAAGGCCCTGGACGCGGCCAAGGCCAAGAGCAGCACCGCCAAGGAGGCCGCCAAGGGCCTGAAGGCGGTGCGCCAGATGATTCAGCAAAGGGAGCAGGGCTAGGAGGAAAGCAGCATGAGCCACCAACCCCAAGGCCCCGTGCGCCTGGCCGAGAACTTCTACCGCCTGGGCCACGAAGCCACCCCGGTATTTCTCTGGGACGGTCCGGAGCCGGTGCTGTTCGATGCGGGCTTCACCTGCCTGACCCCCTACTACCTGGCCGACGCCAAGGCGGTGCTGGGCGGCCGCGCCCCGGCCTGGCTCCTGATGAGCCACGTGCACTTCGACCACTGCGGCGCGGCGGGCTACTTCCAGGAGGAGTGGCCGGAGATAAAGATCGCGGCCGCGCCCAAGGCGGCCAAGATCATCGAGCGGCCCAACGCCATCAAGCTGATCACCAGCCTGAACCAGTCCACCACCACGGCCCTGAGAAAGCTGCGCCACCAACAGGTGAGCGACGAGCCCTTCAAGCCCTTCACCATGGCCCGCACCCTGGACGAGGGCGACGCCCTGGAGCTGGCCGGCGGCCACCGGGTGGAGGTGTTGGCCACGCCGGGGCACACCTGGGACTCGCTGAGCTTCTACCTTCCCGCGATCAAGACCCTGATCGCCTCCGAGGCGGTGAGCACCCAAGCGCCGGAAGGCTACATTGTCAGCGAGTTTCTGGTGAGCTACGCGGCCTACGTGGAGAGTATGCGCCGCCTGGCCAGGCTGGAGGTGGAGCTGCTCTGTCAGGGGCACCACATGGTGCACCACGGCGAGGCGGCCCGCCAATACGCCCTGCGCTGCATCGCGGCGGCCGAGCAGTTCAAGGACTGGGTGCTGCGCCTGCTGGAGCAGGAGAACGGCGACCAGGCCAAGGTGGTTGAGCTGGTCAAACAGGGCGAATACGACCACCGGCCCGAGCCCAAGCAGCCCTTGCCTGCCTACATGCTCAATTTGGAAGCCAGGGTGGCTTGCCTGGCGGCTGAGTTCAATCAGCCTAGTTGATGCGCTGATCTTCCCTGAATAGATGGGGCCTGGCCGAGGCCGGGTCCAGGGTGACGGCCTCTCCCGGCTCGGCCGCGAAGTCCGCCGGGGCGGTGGCCGTGAAGCGGGCCTCGCCCGAGGCCAGGTGCAGCACGCTCTGGCCGCCCACCCGCTCGATGAGCTCCAGGGAGCCGGTGAGAGCGCCGCCTTCCACCGGGCTCAGCTCCTCTGGCCGTAGGCCCAGCAGCGCCGGGCCGGGCTGCAAGCCGCCCTCCAAGGGCAAATGAAACTCCGGAGCCGCACAGACGAACTCGCGCCCCGCGATCTCCCCCGCGAAGAAGTTCATGGGCGGGAAGCCCAGGAAGCCGGCCACGAAGCGGTTGGCCGGGCGCTGGTATATCTCGGTGGGCCCGCCGATCTGCCGCACCCGGCCCGCCTCCAGCACCACGATCACATCGCCCAAGGTGAGGGCCTCGGTCTGGTCGTGGGTCACGTAGAGCATGGTGGTGCCCAGGCGGCGGTGCAAACGGGCCAGCTCCAGGCGCATCTCGCCGCGCAGTTGGGCGTCGAGGTTGGACAGGGGCTCGTCGAAAAGAAACAGGGCGGGCTCGCGCACGATGGCCCGGCCGATGGCCACCCGCTGGCGCTGGCCGCCGGAGAGCTGGCCCGGCTTCTTGCCCAAAAAGCGCTCGATGCCCAATAGGCGCGCCGCCTGGCGCACCTTGTTGGCGATCTCGGCCTTGGGCTCGCCGCGCATACGCAAAGGGAAGGCCAGGTTGCCGAACACGTCGAGGTGGGGGTACAGGGCGTAGCTCTGGAAGACCATGGCCACGTCGCGCTCCTTGGGGGCCAGCCCGGCCAGGGGGCGTCCCTCCAGGGTGATGGCGCCGTGGTCCGGCTCCTCCAGCCCGGCCACCAGGCGCAGGATGGTGCTCTTGCCGCAGCCCGAGGGGCCCAAGAGCACGGCCAGCTCGCCCCGCTCCACCGCGAAGGACACCTGACTCAGCACCTGCTCGCTGCCGAAGGACTTGCTTAAGGCTTCTATTTGCAGGCCGGACATGGCTTCATCCCTTGATGGCCCCGGCGCTCAGGCCGCTGACAATGCGCCGCTGAAAGAGGAAGACCAGCAGCACCAGGGGCACCGTGGCCACGGTGGAGGCGGCGGCTATCTCGCCCCAGGGCATGGTGAACTGCCCCTGGAACAGGGCGATGCCCACGGGCAGGGTCTGCACCGAGCGTCGGGTCATGATGAGTAGCGCGAAGAAAAACTCGTTCCAGGCGTAGATGAACACCAGGATGGCCGCGGTGAACATCCCCGGCCCGGCCAGGGGCAGCACCACCCTGACCAGCGCGCCCAAACGGCCGCAGCCGTCCAGGAGCGCCGCTTCTTCCAGCTCGCGGGGCAGCTCGGAGAAGTAGGAGGTGAGTATCCACACCGCCAGGGGCAGGGTCAGGGTGACGTAGGGGATGATCAGGCCCAAATGGCTGTTCAAAAGCCCGGCGGCCTGGAGCATGCGCCAGATGGGCCCGGCCAGGGAGATCTGGGGAAACATGGAGACCAGGAGCAGCGCGCCCATGAGCCAGGGCCGCCCGGGCAGGCGCAGCCGGGCCAGGGCGTAGGCCGCGCCGGTGCCCAGGGCCAGGCTGATGATGGTGGTGCCGCCGGCCACCACCAGGCTATTGAGCACGAAATGCAGCAGCCCGAAGCGGCTCAGGGCCGAGCGGTAGAACTCCAGGCCGCCGGAGGGCCAGAGCACCGGCGGGATGGCGGTGACCTGGGCGGCGCTCTTGAAGCTGGTGAGCACCAGCCAGGCAAAGGGCGCCAGGGACAGGGCGCAGATCACCCCGGCGGCCAGGGCCCAGGGCCAGGCGCGCCGCTTCATGCCGCCTCTCCCTTGAGGAGCCGCCGCCCCACCAGGCGCAGATAGACCAACGACACGGCCAACACGATGATGAAGACCATCACGCTCACCGCCGAGCCGTAGCCCAGGAAGCCCTCGGCGAACATGGCCTTGTAGCCGTAGTACTGCAACACGTTGGTGGCATTGGCCGGGCCGCCCTGGGTCATCACGAACACCAGGTCGAAGACCCGGAAGGCGTCCATGGTGCGGAAGACCAGGGCCACGGCCAGGGCGGGCAGCACCAGGGGCAGGGTGAGGTGGCGGAAACGCTGCCAGGGCCCGGCCCCGTCCAGGGCGGCAGCCTCGTGGAGCTCGCGGGGGATGGTCTGCAAGCCGGCCAGCACGATGAGCGTGGCAAAGGCGCTGGTCTTCCACACGTCGGCCAGGATGATCGCCGCCAGGGCCCAGCCCGGCGAGGCCAGCCAGGCCTGGTAGGCGCTCACGTCATTGCCGAAAACCAGCCAGTTCAAAAGGCCGTAGCGGTCGTTCAATATGAAGCGCCACATCTGCGAAGCCACTACCGTGGGGATTGCCCAGGGCACCAGCACCGCCGCCCGCACCAGGCCGCGCCCCCGAAAGCTCTTGTCCAGGGCCAGGGCCATGAGGGTGCCCAGGCCCACCTCCAACAGGGTGCTGACCGCCACGAAGATGAGAGTGATGCCCGCCGAGTGGCGCGCGGCCGGCTCGCCCAGCAGCCGGGCGTAGTTCTCCAGGCCCACGAAGGGCGCGCCCAGGCCGGGCAGGCTTAGGATGATGCGGTGCAGGCTGAGCACCATGGAGTAGACGATGGGCCAGAAGGCAAAAGCGCAGACCACGGCCAGGCAAGGCAGCAGCAGGCCCCAGGCCAGGAGCCTTTCGCCGCGGGGCCGGGCCAGGGCGGCCATGGGCTAATCCTCCTTGGCCAGCCCCAGCAGGCGGTTTATCTCGGCGTCCCCGGCCTCGGCTAGCAGGGGCAGGTCGGAATCCTCGTCGCTGATGGCCCGGTGGAAAAACACCTGCAAGGCCTGGCTTAGCGCCGGGTAGAGCGGGGAGCGGGGGCGGGAGCGGGCGTTGGCCAGCATGGGGGCGAATTGCTTGAACTGGGGATGAGCCTTGAGCACCCAGGGGTCGTCGTAGAGGGCGCGCCGGGCCGGGGCCAGGCCTTCCTCCAGCACCAGGCGGCGCTGCACCTGCTCACTGCAAAGGAACTTGATCAGCTTGAAGGC
It encodes the following:
- a CDS encoding DUF3450 family protein is translated as MRRLLFILSAALLLAAAPALAADFDQAAKDTAADLATAKQEAATAQQSIAQEKAAMTARLKELSARLAAEKKALAAAREGLAQASREKAELGRKLAETSGDLKELAGHVRAGARELLALAERSPSTAQSPGRLEELRGYLNKSRFPGLSDISKLLDLYFAEMAASGQIARWRGPLVDRQGREVSADIVRLGSFTTLYKSGDELGFATLGPASGRLLAAGGDPSWLLGRDITAYLDRQSPAAPMDISGGAALRQLSRSETAWERLQAGGPLVWPILAVALAALILIIERLFFLRRVRANTDQMMASVAEEVAKGDFAAALEEVEKQPGRPTSNVLAAGLAHRGQAADVIDAGLSEAMLRELPRLERFLTTLKVLAAVAPLLGLLGTVTGMINTFQVITVFGAGDPRLMAGGISEALITTQLGLAVAIPILIASALLGRRVSRLAGDMEEKAVALAAALIKAEH
- a CDS encoding MotA/TolQ/ExbB proton channel family protein → MHLLDTAWQFFLAGGPVMWPLLVLSLWLWALMLYKFLWVARVRREGLELDDAVEDLLRGHAPPVAGPKSAALAHFMSLPGREPRVDTRLWEASVRRQEPGLWRHVESILVLASVAPLLGLLGTVSGMIETFAVIGQYGTGNAQAMAGGIREALVTTETGLLIAIPGIFAGWVLKRQVRKLQQGLLSFSGALHNWLKSREEAAWSI
- a CDS encoding biopolymer transporter ExbD, with the protein product MVHLRSRLGGLESGASEPEINMAPLIDMVFILLIFFLVTTTFVRESGVEVQRPTAATAAAKEKGALIVGVAADGRIYVERRQVDLRSVRGLVERFLAEDPAGAVIIAADKATPTGATVAVLDQARLAGAKDVAVAARRPGN
- a CDS encoding TonB family protein — protein: MSAASLEHRPPRLGWLLSLVGALMINGVIFGAASWLLSDQPQRPSLDAIQISAFLPLPPPPPPEVEQEPPPPPPPPKITKLKPLQASHVATLQPQMETPRLDLELNPRLALGPAIAAPGPARYTLGQVDRAPLAQGQAPPPYPYLARRRGISGAVTVRFLVDKHGGVSHLEVLKAEPPGVFEETVLRTVGRWRFAPGVKDGEAVETWVETTIRFKLEGR
- a CDS encoding tetratricopeptide repeat protein produces the protein MRRALVIASLLVCLAAGVAGAADKCPPQPRMIRSLQAALHQAQQLIEKKKPSEAAARLADYAKGRDEVHPQLSFLQGVLAYQAKQRDQAGRFFAAAVKADPCFQAALRNLAVVRFEQERPAEAAALALRAFELSKPPQYELLYEAAVFHLSAKQPAQARPLLERLAARPKPKKAWLTALTHAYLELKKPRKAEVVVKRLLAGWPGDASLWRLAASLATQRQDYATAAADLAVAYRLEPPAPEGWHRLSELYRAAGAPLTAARYYQKFLGDKKPSAKELDRLAQLCQHGHDLAGARAWAEKAAQARPTAKRWTRVGRIAMAQKDYAAARAAYAAAAKLKSRGGRNWLMAGYAAWQGEKLKQAANDFAKALDAAKAKSSTAKEAAKGLKAVRQMIQQREQG
- a CDS encoding MBL fold metallo-hydrolase, whose product is MSHQPQGPVRLAENFYRLGHEATPVFLWDGPEPVLFDAGFTCLTPYYLADAKAVLGGRAPAWLLMSHVHFDHCGAAGYFQEEWPEIKIAAAPKAAKIIERPNAIKLITSLNQSTTTALRKLRHQQVSDEPFKPFTMARTLDEGDALELAGGHRVEVLATPGHTWDSLSFYLPAIKTLIASEAVSTQAPEGYIVSEFLVSYAAYVESMRRLARLEVELLCQGHHMVHHGEAARQYALRCIAAAEQFKDWVLRLLEQENGDQAKVVELVKQGEYDHRPEPKQPLPAYMLNLEARVACLAAEFNQPS
- a CDS encoding ABC transporter ATP-binding protein; translation: MSGLQIEALSKSFGSEQVLSQVSFAVERGELAVLLGPSGCGKSTILRLVAGLEEPDHGAITLEGRPLAGLAPKERDVAMVFQSYALYPHLDVFGNLAFPLRMRGEPKAEIANKVRQAARLLGIERFLGKKPGQLSGGQRQRVAIGRAIVREPALFLFDEPLSNLDAQLRGEMRLELARLHRRLGTTMLYVTHDQTEALTLGDVIVVLEAGRVRQIGGPTEIYQRPANRFVAGFLGFPPMNFFAGEIAGREFVCAAPEFHLPLEGGLQPGPALLGLRPEELSPVEGGALTGSLELIERVGGQSVLHLASGEARFTATAPADFAAEPGEAVTLDPASARPHLFREDQRIN
- a CDS encoding carbohydrate ABC transporter permease gives rise to the protein MKRRAWPWALAAGVICALSLAPFAWLVLTSFKSAAQVTAIPPVLWPSGGLEFYRSALSRFGLLHFVLNSLVVAGGTTIISLALGTGAAYALARLRLPGRPWLMGALLLVSMFPQISLAGPIWRMLQAAGLLNSHLGLIIPYVTLTLPLAVWILTSYFSELPRELEEAALLDGCGRLGALVRVVLPLAGPGMFTAAILVFIYAWNEFFFALLIMTRRSVQTLPVGIALFQGQFTMPWGEIAAASTVATVPLVLLVFLFQRRIVSGLSAGAIKG
- a CDS encoding sugar ABC transporter permease, giving the protein MAALARPRGERLLAWGLLLPCLAVVCAFAFWPIVYSMVLSLHRIILSLPGLGAPFVGLENYARLLGEPAARHSAGITLIFVAVSTLLEVGLGTLMALALDKSFRGRGLVRAAVLVPWAIPTVVASQMWRFILNDRYGLLNWLVFGNDVSAYQAWLASPGWALAAIILADVWKTSAFATLIVLAGLQTIPRELHEAAALDGAGPWQRFRHLTLPLVLPALAVALVFRTMDAFRVFDLVFVMTQGGPANATNVLQYYGYKAMFAEGFLGYGSAVSVMVFIIVLAVSLVYLRLVGRRLLKGEAA